GCGCCGAGGGATAGTGGTGGGTAAGGCCGGTCAGCATCGCGTCGGCGTCGTCCTGCTCGACCATCACGCTGGCGAGGTAGTTGGTGTCGTTCTCGACGAGTTCCGAGGCCTCGCTGCGGGTGATTCCCTTGCGCTGGCGGAGCTCGTGGAGCCGCTCGGCGTACTCCTCGTAGTCGCCGTTCTCGGGATCGACGACCTCCGGTTCGAACTCCAGGCCGAGGTCGTCACGGGTGGCTTCGATCTCCTCACGCTCGCCGATGAGGACGGGTTCGGCGATGCCCTGCTCCTGCAGCTGGAACGCGGCGCGGATCATCTTCTCGTTGGAGCCCTCTGCCAGCGCGAGGCGCTTGGGGTCGCTCTGGGCCTTGTTGAGGACGACCCGCATCATCTCGCGCGATTTGCCGAGGCGGGCTTCGAGGCGCTCGACGTACTCGTCGGTATCGAGTTCGCGACGGGCGGCGCCCGACTCCATGGCCGCCTCGGCGACGGCGGGCGCGACCTCGAAGAGGACGCGCGGGTCGACGGGCTTCGGGATGATGTACTCGGGGCCGAACTGTAGCGGCTGGTCGCCGTAGGCCTTGACGACCTCGTCGGGGACGTCCTGGCGAGCCAGTTCGGCGAGCGCCTCGGCGGCGGCGCGTTTCATCTCCTCGTTGATGTCGGTCGCGCGGGCGTCCAATGCCCCGCGGAAGATGAACGGGAACCCGAGGACGTTGTTGACCTGATTGGGGTAGTCCGAGCGGCCGGTGCCCATGATCACGGTGTCGTCGCGGGCGGACTTGGCGTCCTCGTAGGTGATCTCGGGGTCGGGGTTGGCCATGGCGAAGATGACCGGGTTCTCGTTCATCGACCGAACCATCTCCTGGGAGACGATGCCGCCGATCGAGAGGCCGACGAACACGTCGGCGTCGTCCATCGCGTCGGCCAGATCCCCTTCGGGCACGTCGCGGGCGAACTGGCGCTTGTACTCGTTCAGGTCGCCGGCCTCGGCGCGCTCCTCGGTGATGATGCCCGAGGAGTCACACATGAGGATGTTCTCTTTCTTCGCGCCCAGCGAGACGTAGAAGCGGGCGGTCGCGATGGCGCTGGCGCCGGCGCCGGAGAAGACGATCCGCATGTCTTCGAGGCTCTTGCCGGATATCTCGGCGGCGTTGATCAGCGCGGCGCCGGAGATGATGGCGGTGCCGTGCTGGTCGTCGTGGAAGACGGGGATGTCCATCCGCTCGCGGAGCTGCTCCTCCATGACGAAACACTCCGGCGCGCTGATGTCCTCCAGGTTGATCCCGCCGAACGTCGGCTCCATCGCCGCGACGGCGTCGATGAAGGCCTGGGTGTCGTGCTCGTCGAGTTCGACGTCGAACACGTCGATGTCGGCGAAGCGCTTGAACAGCACGCCCTTGCCCTCCATGACGGGTTTGGAAGCCTGGGCGCCGATGTCGCCCAGTCCCAGCACGGCCGAACCGTTCGAGATGACGCCGACCATGTTCCCTTTCGCCGTGTACTCGTAGGCGTCGGCCGGGTTCTCGTCGATCTCGAGACAGGGCGCCGCGACGCCGGGTGAGTACGCCAGCTGCAGGTCCCGCTGGGTGTTCGTCGGCTTGGTCGTCGCGATCTCCAGTTTCCCGGGCGGTGCTGTCCGATGATACTCCAGTGCGTCCTCGTCGAGTCCCAT
This DNA window, taken from Halosimplex litoreum, encodes the following:
- a CDS encoding NADP-dependent malic enzyme, encoding MGLDEDALEYHRTAPPGKLEIATTKPTNTQRDLQLAYSPGVAAPCLEIDENPADAYEYTAKGNMVGVISNGSAVLGLGDIGAQASKPVMEGKGVLFKRFADIDVFDVELDEHDTQAFIDAVAAMEPTFGGINLEDISAPECFVMEEQLRERMDIPVFHDDQHGTAIISGAALINAAEISGKSLEDMRIVFSGAGASAIATARFYVSLGAKKENILMCDSSGIITEERAEAGDLNEYKRQFARDVPEGDLADAMDDADVFVGLSIGGIVSQEMVRSMNENPVIFAMANPDPEITYEDAKSARDDTVIMGTGRSDYPNQVNNVLGFPFIFRGALDARATDINEEMKRAAAEALAELARQDVPDEVVKAYGDQPLQFGPEYIIPKPVDPRVLFEVAPAVAEAAMESGAARRELDTDEYVERLEARLGKSREMMRVVLNKAQSDPKRLALAEGSNEKMIRAAFQLQEQGIAEPVLIGEREEIEATRDDLGLEFEPEVVDPENGDYEEYAERLHELRQRKGITRSEASELVENDTNYLASVMVEQDDADAMLTGLTHHYPSALRPPLEVIGTAPDADYAAGVYMLTFKNQVVFCADATVNLDPDADVLSEITKHTATLARDFNIEPRAALLSYSNFGSVETEGTAKLRDAVGDLHDDPEVDFPVDGEMQADTAVVEDILNGTYDFADLEDPANVLVFPNLEAGNIGYKLLQRLGGADAIGPMLVGMDKPVHVLQRGDEVKDIVNLGAAAVVDAQQQEEDE